A stretch of Schaalia odontolytica DNA encodes these proteins:
- a CDS encoding molybdopterin-binding protein — translation MPKPVDYDLSQISAHVITYSDRIQRGTKEDRATPACTAALVEAGLGPVTVAAIPESADILETEIRDALEAGARFILVLGGSGFGVGNYAPEIVRSIIEVEIPGIAEQIRAHGLSNTPLSGLSREVVGMTARDASGALIISSPGSRGGALDTLEVVTPLLPAIFHQLDEQR, via the coding sequence ATGCCCAAGCCTGTCGACTACGACCTCAGCCAGATCAGCGCCCACGTCATCACCTATTCCGACCGCATCCAGCGCGGCACGAAGGAGGACCGGGCGACCCCTGCCTGCACAGCGGCGCTAGTCGAAGCCGGCCTGGGTCCCGTGACGGTCGCAGCGATCCCCGAGAGCGCCGACATCCTCGAGACGGAGATTCGCGACGCGCTCGAGGCCGGCGCGCGCTTCATCCTGGTCCTGGGTGGCTCGGGTTTCGGCGTGGGCAACTACGCGCCCGAGATCGTCCGCTCGATCATCGAGGTCGAGATCCCCGGCATCGCCGAGCAGATCCGTGCCCACGGCCTGAGCAACACTCCCCTGTCAGGCCTGTCCCGCGAGGTGGTCGGCATGACGGCGCGCGACGCCTCGGGCGCGCTCATCATCTCCTCTCCCGGCTCGCGAGGCGGCGCGCTCGACACCCTCGAGGTGGTCACGCCCCTGCTCCCCGCGATCTTCCACCAGCTCGACGAGCAGCGCTGA